In a single window of the Candidatus Aegiribacteria sp. genome:
- a CDS encoding chalcone isomerase family protein: MKSAMKAVLTISVLVFAASAVLAMERDGVEYPDQITVDGVDLVLNGLGTREATIFKVNVYVAALYLENLSSDGYAICESEETKRLILHFVRDVGESDITGAWTEGFVKNAGDDLLIYQDRIETLNSWMSDIDDGERMVYTYIPGTGLEVSVLGDFKGVIEGADFAGVFFSIWLGDNPPNGGLRDGLLGD; this comes from the coding sequence ATGAAGAGTGCTATGAAAGCAGTCCTTACGATAAGTGTGCTGGTATTTGCAGCTTCAGCCGTACTGGCTATGGAACGAGACGGGGTCGAATATCCGGATCAGATTACTGTAGATGGAGTTGATCTTGTGCTGAACGGTCTGGGAACCCGCGAAGCAACCATATTCAAGGTTAATGTATACGTAGCGGCTCTCTATCTGGAGAATCTTTCCAGTGACGGGTATGCCATCTGTGAATCAGAAGAGACCAAACGTCTTATTCTTCATTTCGTTCGCGATGTCGGAGAGAGCGACATTACAGGTGCCTGGACTGAAGGCTTTGTGAAGAACGCAGGGGATGACCTGTTGATATATCAGGATCGCATTGAAACACTGAACTCATGGATGAGCGACATAGATGATGGCGAGAGAATGGTTTATACATACATTCCAGGCACAGGACTCGAAGTATCTGTGTTAGGCGATTTCAAGGGTGTTATCGAGGGGGCTGACTTTGCAGGTGTTTTCTTCTCCATCTGGCTTGGAGACAATCCTCCGAACGGAGGTCTTCGGGACGGACTTCTGGGAGACTGA